In Drosophila pseudoobscura strain MV-25-SWS-2005 chromosome 4, UCI_Dpse_MV25, whole genome shotgun sequence, the following proteins share a genomic window:
- the LManIV gene encoding lysosomal alpha-mannosidase has product MIRLGFVLLLVSFLVIQPQQSEAVCGYESCPETKSNMVNVHLVPHSHDDVGWLKTVDQSYYGFKNNIHHAGVQYILDTVVMELISDPKRRFIQVETYFFAKWWREQSETTRRIVTKLVNEGRFEFTGGAWSMNDEAAVNYQGVIDQFTVGLKFLNETFGACARPRVGWQIDTFGHSREQAAIFAQMGYDGQFFSRMDHNDKDTRLENLSMEMIWDASESLSEVKLFTGMLYNFYSDTPGFCFDVLCNDDPIIDGKSYDNNVESRVDDFISYAATVSKHYQANHIMIPMGGDFQYEDAKVNFKNMDKLIKYINERQAHGSKYNIFYSTPSCYLNALHQSLQTWPNKTQDFFPYAHEPNSFWTGFYTSRPTQKRFERDGNHLLQTVKQLSVFAKLSSDQQNKDLDYLRQIMGVMQHHDAITGTERQAVSDDYDRLMYDAIVGAGNSARDALRLLTNLPNGEFESCLLLNISECAFTKDSADNVVVTLYNPLAHNSTQYVRIPVKEDNYEVNDENGNGVASEIVPVPWQVLAMEHRANDTQHELLFKATANKIASYYIKKIDNPKKAHTIKKVEPHAEDSDTVVQNSLIKLVIDNKSGRLRTVEMNGVSENIEQNFGVYKTRASCAYTFRQDGDIEVVQDNVEFTVYEGDLVKEVHQQMNEWISQVIRIYEGVNRVEFEWMVGPIPIVDNVGMEIVTNFRSEISSNGVFYTDSNGRELMRREKDKREDFTSDLSRQPISGNFYPVTSRLALQDNEKRLVLLNDRSQGGASLQNGQLEMLLHRRLMFNDGGGVGEALNEEQYGKGLIARGKLFLVLSSIKEKNSRTERLAEKEIHLPFYKFFSKDSSESRNAMPQSIPDFNDFPETVHLLTLEPFNDDEILLRVENFVDHTEGNVVSFNIRQIFDSLGGEEIRETTLDGNLPLSEMKRFKFPAKASGVLPPTAVEYSKAVYNPLEADKHQEGSEFSVTLHPMQIRTFIIKRK; this is encoded by the exons ATGATACGTCTGGGCTTTGTTCTCCTCTTGGTTTCATTTTTGGTGATCCAACCGCAGCAATCCGAAGCTGTCTGTGGCTATGAG TCATGTCCCGAAACAAAGTCGAACATGGTCAACGTTCACTTGGTGCCACACTCCCACGACGATGTCGGCTGGCTTAAGACGGTGGATCAGTCGTATTATGGCTTCAAGAATAATATCCACCATGCTGGCGTCCAATACATATTGGATACGGTTGTGATGGAGCTCATCAGCGACCCGAAGCGTCGCTTCATTCAGGTGGAGACCTACTTCTTTGCCAAGTGGTGGAGGGAACAGTCGGAGACCACGCGACGAATTGTCACAAAATTGGTCAACGAAGGACGCTTTGAGTTCACGGGTGGAGCCTGGAGCATGAACGATGAGGCGGCTGTAAACTACCAGGGTGTGATCGATCAGTTTACAGTGGGATTGAA GTTCCTCAACGAGACATTCGGTGCTTGTGCTCGTCCTCGCGTTGGCTGGCAAATCGATACTTTCGGCCATTCTCGCGAACAGGCGGCGATATTTGCCCAGATGGGCTACGACGGACAGTTCTTCTCCCGCATGGATCACAACGATAAGGACACTCGGCTGGAGAATCTGTCAATGGAAATGATTTGGGATGCCAGCGAGTCCTTGAGTGAAGTGAAGCTCTTCACGGGTATGCTATACAATTTCTACTCGGATACACCCGGCTTTTGCTTTGATGTCCTGTGCAACGATGACCCGATTATCGATGGCAAGAGCTACGATAACAACGTGGAGTCCAGGGTGGATGATTTTATTAGCTATGCGGCAACTGTCTCAAAGCACTATCAAGCGAATCACATCATGATCCCAATGGGTGGTGATTTCCAGTACGAGGATGCCAAGGTTAATTTCAAGAACATGGACAAGCTGATCAA GTATATAAACGAGCGCCAGGCACACGGTAGCAAGTACAACATCTTCTACTCAACCCCGAGCTGCTATCTCAACGCTCTCCATCAGAGCCTGCAGACGTGGCCTAACAAAACCCAGGACTTCTTTCCCTATGCCCATGAGCCGAACAGCTTCTGGACCGGTTTCTACACCTCCCGACCCACCCAGAAACGCTTCGAGCGCGATGGCAACCACTTGCTACAGACAGTCAAGCAGCTCAGTGTTTTTGCTAAACTCTCGAGCGATCAACAGAACAAGGACCTGGACTACCTCCGCCAGATAATGGGAGTGATGCAGCACCACGATGCCATTACTGGTACCGAACGACAAGCCGTATCGGACGACTACGATCGATTGATGTACGATGCCATTGTCGGAGCTGGCAACAGTGCCCGCGATGCTTTGAGGCTTCTGACCAACCTTCCCAACGGAGAGTTTGAAAGTTGCCTACTTTTGAACATCAGTGAGTGCGCCTTTACCAAGGATAGTGCTGACAACGTAGTGGTGACGCTGTACAATCCATTGGCCCACAACTCCACGCAGTATGTCCGAATACCCGTGAAAGAAGATAACTACGAAGTCAATGatgagaatggaaatggagttGCTTCAGAAATTGTGCCAGTTCCCTGGCAGGTCTTGGCAATGGAGCACCGTGCCAATGATACCCAACATGAGCTGCTTTTCAAGGCCACCGCGAATAAGATCGCCAGCTACTACATCAAGAAGATCGACAATCCAAAGAAGGCTCACACGATAAAGAAGGTTGAACCGCATGCAGAGGATTCCGATACTGTAGTTCAAAATTCG CTCATCAAATTGGTGATAGACAACAAATCGGGCCGCTTGAGGACTGTTGAGATGAATGGAGTATCGGAGAATATTGAACAGAACTTTGGGGTGTACAAGACCCGCGCTTCATGTGCTTACACATTCCGTCAAGATGGGGACATTGAAGTAGTGCAAGATAATGTTGAGTTTACAGTGTACGAAGGGGATTTGGTCAAGGAAGTCCATCAGCAGATGAACGAGTGGATCTCCCAGGTCATTCGCATTTATGAGGGTGTCAACCGTGTGGAGTTCGAATGGATGGTGGGACCCATTCCCATTGTAGACAACGTGGGCATGGAGATTGTCACAAACTTCCGCAGTGAAATTTCATCGAATGGTGTCTTCTACACGGACTCCAATGGCCGTGAGTTGATGCGGCGAGAGAAGGACAAGCGGGAGGACTTTACCTCAGACTTGAGCCGTCAACCGATCAGCGGAAACTTTTATCCAGTCACCTCCCGCCTTGCACTGCAGGACAATGAGAAACGGTTGGTCCTGCTCAACGATCGTTCGCAGGGCGGGGCCAGCCTGCAGAACGGACAGCTGGAAATGCTGTTACATCGCCGTCTGATGTTCAATGATGGCGGCGGCGTTGGCGAAGCTCTCAATGAAGAGCAGTATGGCAAGGGTCTGATTGCCCGAGGTAAATTATTCCTAGTCCTCAGCTcaatcaaagaaaaaaattcTCGGACTGAGCGTCTGGCAGAGAAGGAGATTCACCTGCCCTTCTATAAGTTCTTCAGCAAGGACAGCAGTGAAAGCAGAAATGCTATGCCTCAATCGATACCCGACTTTAATGACTTCCCTGAGACAGTGCATCTTCTCACCCTGGAGCCTTTCAACGATGATGAAATTCTGCTGCGGGTGGAGAACTTTGTAGACCACACGGAGGGTAATGTGGTTAGCTTCAACATTCGGCAGATCTTCGATAGCTTGGGCGGTGAAGAGATCCGCGAGACCACCTTGGATGGCAACCTACCACTGAGCGAGATGAAGCGATTCAAGTTCCCCGCAAAAGCATCTGGCGTTTTACCACCAACGGCTGTCGAGTACTCTAAAGCCGTGTACAACCCCCTGGAGGCGGATAAACACCAGGAAGGATCGGAGTTTAGTGTCACGCTACACCCAATGCAAATTCGaactttcattattaaaagaAAGTAA